In Romboutsia lituseburensis, a genomic segment contains:
- a CDS encoding bifunctional folylpolyglutamate synthase/dihydrofolate synthase, translating into MNYQESLNYINESHKFGIRLGLDNMRNLLELLGNPQDKLNVIHVAGTNGKGSTCSFITSILKESGYKVGLYTSPFLETFTERIRINGDNILEEDVARIVTLIKEKIEQGDIYPTEFEIVTAMAFYYYCEQGVDFVALEVGLGGRYDATNIIKTSDISVITSISLDHVGILGDTVAKIAYEKGGIIKENGTAIVYDQSDEAKDVIKDICKEKNAKYIEVKFDDISIKQSDIYSQVYDCSIMGKKYDDLEIKLIGDHQINNSILALSAIEFLKEKKGLNITEENIRKGLINTKWPGRIEKIMEKPIFIIDGAHNEDGARSLAKAIDKNFNGKKATLLIGMLEDKDINGVLEILMPYFNKVITTTPDNPRAIDSEKLKDKISKYVDNIVSKPSIEEAVEYTLKNSSEDEIVISAGSLYMIGTVRTLVNKMLVLN; encoded by the coding sequence ATGAACTACCAAGAATCATTAAATTATATTAATGAATCACACAAATTTGGAATTAGATTAGGCTTAGATAATATGAGAAATTTACTAGAGCTTTTGGGAAATCCACAAGATAAGTTAAATGTAATACATGTGGCAGGAACTAATGGTAAAGGCTCAACTTGTTCATTTATAACTAGCATATTAAAAGAATCAGGATATAAAGTAGGATTATATACATCTCCATTTTTAGAAACTTTTACAGAAAGAATAAGAATAAATGGAGACAATATACTTGAAGAAGATGTAGCAAGGATAGTTACATTAATAAAAGAGAAAATAGAGCAAGGAGATATATACCCGACGGAATTTGAGATAGTTACAGCTATGGCATTTTATTATTATTGCGAGCAAGGTGTTGATTTTGTAGCACTTGAAGTTGGTTTAGGTGGAAGATATGATGCAACTAATATTATAAAAACATCAGATATTAGCGTAATAACATCAATAAGCTTAGACCATGTCGGTATACTTGGAGATACAGTAGCAAAAATAGCCTATGAAAAAGGTGGAATAATAAAAGAAAATGGAACAGCAATAGTTTATGATCAAAGTGATGAAGCAAAAGATGTTATAAAAGATATATGCAAAGAGAAAAATGCAAAGTATATAGAAGTTAAATTCGACGATATAAGTATAAAGCAATCAGATATATACTCACAAGTATATGATTGTAGCATAATGGGTAAAAAATATGATGATTTAGAAATAAAACTTATAGGAGACCATCAAATAAATAATTCTATTTTAGCATTAAGTGCTATAGAATTCTTAAAAGAAAAAAAAGGATTAAATATAACAGAAGAAAATATTAGAAAAGGTCTTATAAATACAAAATGGCCAGGTAGAATAGAAAAGATAATGGAGAAACCTATATTTATAATAGATGGAGCTCATAATGAAGATGGAGCTAGATCGCTTGCTAAAGCTATAGACAAAAACTTTAATGGAAAGAAAGCAACTCTTCTAATCGGTATGTTAGAAGATAAAGATATAAATGGAGTATTAGAAATACTTATGCCATATTTTAATAAAGTTATAACTACTACACCAGATAATCCAAGAGCAATAGATAGTGAAAAATTAAAAGATAAAATTTCAAAATATGTAGACAATATAGTTTCAAAACCTAGTATAGAAGAAGCTGTAGAATATACATTAAAAAATTCATCTGAGGATGAAATAGTAATAAGTGCAGGTTCTTTATATATGATAGGGACGGTGAGAACTTTAGTAAATAAAATGTTAGTATTAAATTAA
- a CDS encoding TIGR03905 family TSCPD domain-containing protein: MKITFKPSGVCCKEMMFEIDDNNVITDVEFVGGCPGNLIGLRQLVIGQNALEVADKLANIPCGGKTTSCPDQLSKAIRQSL, translated from the coding sequence ATGAAAATTACTTTTAAACCAAGTGGGGTTTGTTGTAAAGAGATGATGTTTGAAATCGACGATAATAACGTTATCACTGATGTTGAATTCGTTGGTGGATGTCCAGGAAATTTAATAGGACTTAGACAGTTAGTTATAGGACAAAACGCACTTGAAGTTGCTGACAAATTAGCTAACATACCTTGTGGAGGTAAGACTACTTCTTGCCCAGATCAATTATCTAAAGCTATACGTCAATCTTTATAA